One Paracoccaceae bacterium genomic region harbors:
- the modB gene encoding molybdate ABC transporter permease subunit, whose translation MTDWLSPEEWRAVALSLRVSFWATVVSLPLGLLVAYALARWNFWGKQVLNGIVHLPLILPPVVTGYLLLMTFGRRGTVGQYLDQWFGIVLAFRWTGAALAAGVMAFPLMVRAMRLAIEAVDPKLELAAGTLGASRPWVFATVTLPLILPGIVAGAILAFAKAMGEFGATITFVSNIPGQTQTLPSAIYAFLQVPGGEGNAARLVWIAIIIAMAALLLSEWVGRAVARRISGT comes from the coding sequence ATGACGGACTGGCTTTCCCCCGAAGAATGGCGCGCCGTGGCGCTTTCGCTGCGCGTGTCGTTCTGGGCGACGGTGGTCAGCCTGCCGCTGGGTCTTCTTGTCGCCTATGCGCTGGCGCGGTGGAACTTCTGGGGCAAGCAGGTGCTGAACGGCATCGTGCATCTGCCGCTGATCCTGCCGCCGGTGGTGACGGGCTATCTGCTGCTGATGACCTTCGGGCGCCGGGGCACCGTGGGCCAGTATCTGGACCAGTGGTTCGGCATCGTCCTTGCCTTCCGCTGGACCGGTGCGGCGCTGGCAGCCGGGGTGATGGCCTTTCCGCTGATGGTGCGGGCGATGCGGCTGGCGATCGAGGCGGTGGACCCGAAGCTGGAACTGGCGGCGGGCACGCTGGGCGCGTCCCGGCCCTGGGTCTTTGCCACGGTGACGCTGCCGCTGATCCTGCCCGGGATCGTCGCGGGGGCGATCCTGGCCTTTGCCAAGGCGATGGGAGAATTCGGCGCGACGATCACCTTCGTGTCCAACATCCCCGGCCAGACACAGACCCTGCCTTCGGCAATCTATGCGTTCCTGCAGGTGCCGGGGGGTGAGGGAAACGCAGCGCGGCTGGTCTGGATCGCCATCATCATCGCCATGGCGGCGCTTCTGCTGTCGGAATGGGTCGGACGGGCCGTCGCGCGCAGGATTTCCGGCACATGA
- the modA gene encoding molybdate ABC transporter substrate-binding protein, with amino-acid sequence MSHCVPLGAAIALSLAAPAVADEVVVFAAASMKTALDAVAADFQAATGHSVVISYGGSNALARQIIAGAPADIFVSAAVNWMDEVEKAGLVMDGTRRDMFGNTLVLVAHGKDATPVGIGPGFDLAGLLGDGKLSMAMVDAVPAGQYGKAALESLGIWGAVEPKVAQSENVRAALTLVSAGEAPFGIVYATDAVADDNVTVVATFPAGSHPPIVYPGALLTGAADAADRAFYEALMSDMGDARFAGQGFAILD; translated from the coding sequence ATGTCCCACTGCGTCCCCCTTGGCGCCGCGATTGCCCTGTCGCTTGCCGCTCCGGCCGTCGCCGACGAGGTGGTGGTGTTCGCCGCCGCGTCCATGAAGACCGCGCTGGATGCCGTGGCGGCGGATTTCCAGGCGGCCACGGGGCATTCCGTGGTGATCAGCTATGGCGGATCGAATGCGCTGGCCCGGCAGATCATCGCGGGCGCCCCGGCCGACATCTTCGTCTCGGCCGCCGTCAACTGGATGGACGAGGTCGAGAAGGCCGGGCTGGTCATGGATGGCACCCGCAGGGACATGTTCGGCAACACGCTGGTACTGGTTGCCCACGGCAAGGATGCGACCCCGGTCGGGATCGGGCCGGGCTTTGACCTGGCCGGGCTTCTGGGGGACGGCAAGCTGTCGATGGCGATGGTGGACGCCGTGCCGGCGGGCCAGTACGGCAAGGCCGCGCTGGAGTCCCTCGGCATCTGGGGTGCCGTGGAACCGAAGGTCGCGCAGTCGGAGAACGTGCGCGCGGCGCTGACGCTGGTGTCGGCCGGTGAGGCGCCGTTCGGCATCGTCTATGCCACGGATGCCGTGGCCGATGACAACGTGACCGTGGTAGCCACCTTCCCCGCCGGAAGCCACCCGCCCATCGTCTATCCCGGCGCGCTGCTGACCGGCGCGGCGGATGCGGCGGACAGGGCGTTCTACGAGGCCCTGATGTCTGATATGGGCGATGCCAGGTTCGCCGGGCAGGGCTTTGCGATCCTCGACTGA
- a CDS encoding LysR family transcriptional regulator: protein MLGPGKAELLERIRDTGSISAAGRQMEMSYKRAWMLVEEMNAAFREPLVSSSRGGPGGGGARLTVAGAEVLRLYHRVVAQAMAAAAAEIDTLEAMLRPAAKADIPAGK from the coding sequence ATGCTGGGCCCGGGCAAGGCGGAACTGCTGGAGCGGATCCGGGATACAGGCTCGATCTCGGCGGCGGGGCGGCAGATGGAGATGAGCTACAAGCGGGCCTGGATGCTGGTCGAGGAGATGAACGCGGCGTTCCGCGAACCGCTGGTCAGCAGTTCCCGCGGCGGACCCGGCGGAGGCGGGGCGCGGCTGACCGTTGCAGGAGCCGAGGTGCTGCGGCTGTATCATCGGGTGGTCGCGCAGGCGATGGCGGCCGCCGCGGCCGAGATCGACACGCTGGAGGCGATGCTGCGCCCGGCGGCCAAGGCGGATATTCCCGCAGGAAAATAA
- a CDS encoding adenylate/guanylate cyclase domain-containing protein, with protein sequence MPEPHPPEERAGWNSSLRVLLATTTVALILVVSTALVSLGFMRARDVAIADAETSMRVFSARLVARFEGAAEPTVAALGLITSVPNAFLSPPPARTADKSRMLRGIMDRAPYLEGVYAGYPDGSFFHVVNLRGQGWRAALAAPEAATFAIRSIQVTGGAPVESVTFHDASGATIGRTGPAEVDFDPRTRPWYQAAATVESAVTTGPYRMATTDRIGMTVARRHSAGTGVVIGADIILDTIVDFLSAERLTPGTVAFIVNRDGLPLIHSNSDLTARLLAQAETGGAPRASGDPILDAFATLDNATDTARLVRAGGQQFVVMAAPMGTRAMLAGHRIVVAAPLRELTAEARRAAAVGLLVAAAVVLAAVMVALLVSRLITQSLDRLTGGAERLRTLDFVTPIDVQSRIREIGTLGRAMNGARDAINSFALYVPREFVRKGLETGHFTGREAARQEVTALFTDIYDFTTISEAHPPEQVVAMLSDYFDILDEAVKAHHGSIIQFLGDSIFAMWNAPVPDPDHAENACRAALLAQERLAAFNAAQSARGLPAFRTRFGIHCGLAVVGSVGARERLQYTAMGDTINVASRLEGMNKTYGTTILASSTVVERCGGRIAFRPLGTAMAKGRQVSLDIHEVTGAAPPPQTPPGGDPQ encoded by the coding sequence ATGCCGGAACCGCACCCCCCCGAGGAACGGGCCGGCTGGAACTCGTCGCTTCGGGTCCTGCTGGCCACGACCACAGTCGCGCTGATCCTCGTCGTCTCGACGGCACTGGTCAGCCTTGGCTTCATGCGCGCCCGCGACGTGGCAATCGCCGATGCCGAAACCAGCATGCGGGTCTTTTCGGCGCGCCTCGTCGCGCGGTTCGAGGGGGCGGCGGAACCCACCGTCGCCGCGCTTGGCCTGATCACCTCGGTGCCCAACGCCTTCCTGTCGCCCCCGCCTGCCCGGACGGCCGACAAGTCGCGCATGCTGCGCGGCATCATGGATCGCGCGCCCTACCTGGAGGGCGTCTATGCCGGTTATCCCGACGGTTCGTTCTTTCATGTCGTCAACCTGCGCGGGCAGGGGTGGCGCGCGGCGCTTGCCGCACCCGAGGCCGCGACTTTCGCAATCCGCAGCATCCAGGTCACGGGCGGCGCACCGGTCGAATCCGTGACGTTCCATGACGCATCCGGGGCGACGATCGGCCGGACAGGTCCGGCAGAGGTCGATTTCGATCCGCGGACCCGGCCCTGGTATCAGGCGGCCGCCACCGTCGAGTCCGCCGTGACCACCGGGCCCTACCGGATGGCCACCACCGACAGGATCGGAATGACCGTCGCGCGCCGCCACAGCGCCGGCACCGGTGTCGTGATCGGCGCCGACATCATCCTCGACACCATCGTCGACTTCCTGTCCGCAGAACGTCTGACGCCCGGAACGGTCGCCTTCATCGTCAACCGCGACGGCCTTCCGCTGATCCATTCGAACAGCGACCTGACGGCACGGCTGCTGGCGCAGGCCGAGACCGGCGGTGCCCCGCGCGCCAGCGGCGACCCGATCCTCGACGCCTTCGCGACGCTCGACAACGCAACCGACACGGCCCGACTGGTCAGGGCGGGCGGACAACAATTCGTGGTCATGGCCGCGCCGATGGGAACCCGCGCGATGCTGGCGGGCCATCGGATCGTCGTCGCCGCCCCGCTGCGTGAACTGACGGCCGAGGCCCGCCGGGCCGCCGCCGTGGGGCTGCTGGTCGCGGCGGCGGTCGTGCTGGCCGCGGTCATGGTCGCGCTGCTGGTGTCGCGGCTGATCACGCAATCGCTCGACCGGCTCACCGGCGGGGCCGAGCGGCTGCGCACACTCGACTTCGTGACGCCGATCGACGTGCAGTCGCGAATCCGCGAGATCGGGACACTCGGGCGCGCGATGAACGGCGCGCGCGACGCGATCAACTCCTTCGCGCTCTACGTGCCGCGCGAATTCGTGCGCAAGGGGCTGGAAACGGGCCACTTCACCGGGCGCGAGGCCGCGCGGCAAGAGGTTACGGCCCTCTTCACCGACATCTACGACTTCACCACCATCAGCGAGGCGCATCCCCCCGAACAGGTCGTCGCCATGCTGTCGGACTATTTCGACATCCTCGACGAAGCGGTGAAGGCGCATCACGGTTCCATCATCCAGTTCCTCGGCGACTCGATCTTTGCCATGTGGAACGCGCCGGTCCCCGATCCCGACCATGCCGAAAACGCCTGCCGCGCGGCGCTGCTGGCCCAGGAACGGCTGGCCGCGTTCAACGCGGCGCAATCCGCCCGCGGCCTGCCCGCGTTCCGCACCCGGTTCGGCATCCACTGCGGGCTGGCCGTGGTCGGCAGCGTCGGCGCGCGCGAACGGCTGCAATACACCGCCATGGGCGACACGATCAACGTCGCCTCGCGGCTGGAGGGCATGAACAAGACCTACGGAACCACCATCCTGGCCAGCTCCACGGTCGTCGAACGCTGCGGCGGGCGCATCGCCTTCCGCCCCCTCGGCACCGCCATGGCCAAGGGACGCCAGGTGTCTCTGGACATCCACGAGGTCACCGGCGCCGCGCCGCCACCGCAGACCCCCCCGGGCGGAGACCCGCAATGA
- a CDS encoding alpha/beta-hydrolase family protein: MTAARRWLRWPSLTAPGLLLGALFFTASLTPSLVPRPTAVQGALSGLSLAAGYGIGLVLRQIWQALRLPVPAGRLRLWLLSAAGLFCAAVVAIALWKASGWQNTLRALMDLPPVDTGRPATVAAIALAVFAAVVLLGNLVLATGRAMSARLGRVLPGPQAAVIAIVLTAVLFWNIGNGVLVSGAMRAMDASYRQYDALFEDASPRPVDRLKTGGPGSLLEWEGLGRAGREMVAAGPDSATIAAITGRPAVEPLRVYVGLNSAPDPQARAALALAEMIRIGAFSRGTVVITTPTGTGWIDPESQAALEYLTGGDVATVSVQYSYLASWIALLADPDYGVETARAVFSAVYGHWRDLPRDSRPRLYLHGLSLGALNTDLSHDLVQVISDPYDGALLSGPPFNSPGWLAATRARNPGSPAWLPTFRDGSVIRFTAQENRLGDAAAPWGSFRIVYLQYASDAVVFFDPGAIWRPPAWLAGPRGPDVSPDVVWIPVVTFLQLGVDIMMAVQPPLGHGHLYAFPHYVDAWAGLLDPPGWTPAALAALKDRVAQAR; encoded by the coding sequence ATGACCGCCGCGCGCCGGTGGCTGCGCTGGCCGTCCCTCACCGCGCCGGGCCTGCTGCTGGGTGCGCTGTTCTTCACCGCATCGCTGACCCCCAGCCTGGTCCCGCGCCCCACGGCCGTGCAGGGCGCGCTCTCGGGGCTCAGCCTTGCGGCGGGCTATGGCATCGGGCTGGTCCTGCGGCAGATATGGCAGGCGCTGCGGCTGCCCGTGCCGGCCGGCCGGCTGCGCCTGTGGCTGCTCTCGGCTGCGGGCCTGTTCTGCGCCGCCGTGGTGGCGATCGCCCTGTGGAAGGCCTCCGGCTGGCAGAACACGCTCCGGGCCCTGATGGACCTGCCGCCGGTCGACACCGGACGCCCCGCGACGGTGGCCGCCATCGCGCTGGCCGTCTTTGCGGCGGTCGTCCTGCTGGGCAACCTCGTGCTGGCCACCGGACGGGCGATGTCGGCCCGCCTCGGCCGCGTGCTGCCCGGGCCGCAGGCCGCGGTCATTGCCATCGTGCTCACGGCGGTCCTGTTCTGGAACATCGGCAACGGCGTCCTTGTCAGCGGCGCGATGCGCGCGATGGATGCCAGCTACCGCCAGTATGACGCGCTGTTCGAGGACGCCAGCCCCCGGCCCGTCGACCGGCTCAAGACCGGCGGCCCCGGATCGCTGCTGGAATGGGAGGGGCTGGGCCGCGCCGGGCGCGAGATGGTCGCCGCCGGACCCGACAGCGCCACCATCGCCGCGATCACCGGGCGCCCGGCGGTGGAGCCACTGCGCGTCTATGTCGGGCTGAACTCCGCGCCCGATCCGCAGGCCCGCGCCGCCCTCGCGCTGGCCGAGATGATCCGCATCGGTGCCTTCTCGCGCGGCACCGTGGTGATCACCACGCCCACCGGCACAGGCTGGATCGACCCGGAAAGCCAGGCCGCGCTGGAATACCTGACGGGCGGCGACGTGGCGACGGTGTCGGTCCAGTATTCCTATCTCGCCAGCTGGATCGCCCTGCTGGCCGATCCCGACTACGGGGTCGAGACCGCGCGGGCGGTCTTTTCCGCCGTCTACGGCCACTGGCGCGACCTGCCGCGCGACAGCCGGCCGCGCCTCTACCTGCACGGGCTCAGCCTCGGCGCGCTCAACACCGATCTCAGCCACGATCTGGTGCAGGTGATCTCCGATCCCTATGACGGTGCGCTGCTCTCGGGGCCGCCGTTCAACAGCCCCGGCTGGCTGGCCGCGACGCGGGCGCGCAACCCCGGCAGCCCCGCATGGCTGCCGACGTTCCGCGACGGTTCCGTGATCCGCTTCACCGCGCAGGAAAACCGGCTGGGCGATGCCGCCGCCCCCTGGGGCAGCTTCCGCATCGTCTATCTGCAATATGCCAGCGACGCCGTGGTGTTCTTCGATCCCGGCGCGATCTGGCGGCCACCCGCCTGGCTGGCCGGTCCGCGCGGTCCCGACGTGTCGCCCGATGTCGTCTGGATCCCGGTGGTGACCTTCCTGCAACTCGGCGTCGACATCATGATGGCGGTGCAGCCGCCGCTGGGGCATGGGCACCTCTATGCCTTCCCGCACTATGTCGATGCCTGGGCCGGTCTGCTCGACCCCCCGGGCTGGACCCCGGCCGCCCTTGCCGCGCTCAAGGATCGCGTGGCGCAGGCGCGATAG